In Candidatus Bathyarchaeota archaeon, the sequence CTTGAAACATATGGGCTAAATAATGCTGCAGTGTCCATTTTCAGCATTTTTGGCTACAGACAATTTTCTATTTATGATTGGCTAGGCCACAAAATCTGGTTAATGAAGAAGAGATGTATCAGAACTGTGAAAGTTTAAATAAGAGTGTTACGTTTCTTTGAAAAAGTATTACTTGAGAGTGATTTCATGGCTTACTTCGGAACCCGCGAGTTAGCAGGGATAGCAATGTTTGCAGCATTATGGGGGGTCCTAAACGTAACTGTATCGCCCGCCTTCTTCCAAGTATTTCACTTGCCCTTCTGTTGCGACCTAATAGGTTTTTCGACCTTGATACTGGCGATATGGTGGACAAGAAAAGTCGGAACAGCCACATTTGTAGGCTTAATCGCACTGATAATCAACATGACTGTCAGACCAACAGCTCTCCACTTCTTCGGCTTCTTTGCCGCCGCTATTGTATTTGACGTTCTCGCATTCTTCATTGGATACAAACGATTATTTGAAAAGAGACTCTTAGGTTCAATCAGCCTATTTGCAATCTCTGTTTTCTCGGCAGCTGTGGCAGGCTTAATCATAGGGTCATTATTCATGACGCCAACAGCCATAACAAAATGGGGAGGAGTATTAGGGTGGGCAGGGTTACACGCTGTAGGCGGTGTTATAGGCGGCGCAATAGGCGTAACCTTAATGAATGCTCTAATTGCTAGAGGCATAACTGCAAAAGTTGAAATATTGAAAGGCACCGAAGGCTTGAAGGAAGGGTCAGGGTGACTCTTGAGCGCAATATATCCTTGGAGTTCACATCTATTTTGGAGAGGGCTGCAGAGTTTCATGGGCATCTAGGGCCATTTCTGGCTATCGGCGTTAAAATGGGACTAACCGGACTAAACCAGTTGGAAATAATAAAAAATAAATCGCTAACAATTGCAGCGTCATTACCGCTTCGCGTTCCTTTTTCATGCATTATAGACGGTCTTCAAATCACAACAAGCTGTACTATTGGCAATCGAAAACTCACCCTAAAAGACTCAGAGAAAATTCAAGCAAAGTTCACAAGAAAGGACAATGGACGAAAAATAGTTGTCGCTTTGAATCAGTCAACGTTTGAAAAGCTAAAATCTCAGCTTTTGCAAGAAACATTGCCAGACGAAAAGGTTCGCGAGCTAGCTTGGAAAGTTGCTACTGTACCCGAAACCGAACTCTTCGTCATAACCTAGAAAACATTTAAGAAAATAGTCTGCTTCTCCTTAAACGGTTATTATGGACGACTTGGAAATCGCTAAGCAAAGGCTAAAAGACAAAAATCTAAACTTGGTATTTGTGAAAAACTTCAGACCAATCTTCGAGACGAAAACAGATGGACTCCACGGTTTTTTAGAGGCGATAAAGGAATTGGATGGCAATCTCTTAGGTGCCTCAGTTGCAGACAAAATTATCGGCAAAGCCGCAGCACTACTCTGCGCTTATTCAGATGTCGCAGCAGCTTTTACAGTTACACTGAGTAAAGGCGGTCTAGAAATTTTAAAAACATATAATATCCGTCACGAATTTGAAAACCTCGTTCCAACAATTCTTAACGTGAAAAAAACCGACAAGTGCCCTCTTGAAAAGCTTGTGGCAAACATTACTAATTCTGAAGAAGCCTATGAAAAAATAAGCCGATTTTGCTGCTTGTAACCATAAATGCACACATCACAATAAAATCTCAGCCAATAACTAGTGAGTGTGCAGCAAACACGTTTTCCATGAGCTACTCATATTTTGGGGTCTATTAACCGCCATTTTGAAGCTCATAGCAAAGAGCCTAATCTAGAGTAACACACACTGCGAAAATTATTCTGGGAAATCTTTGAGCCTTTTCTTCACAATCTCGCTAACAAGTCCACCTTTGACTCTGCCCCGCACCCTTTTCATCACCAAACCCATGAGTAACCCAAAAGCTTTCTCTCCACGCTCTACTAAAAGACCCCGATTCTCCTCAATTAGGCTATCAACAATTCTTTCAAGTTCACTCTGCGAAAGTATATCCAAACCTAGAGCGTCAACAGCCTCAACAACCTTTGCCCCTTCATGCTCCGACAGCCAAACAATTATATCTGAAGTAGCTTCCTTTGCAACTTCGCCTAAACCCATTAGATAAAACAACTCGATAAGTTGCTCGTCAGACACATTCCCAACTTCCACACCGTCACGCTTCAAAGCTTTCAATGTCTCAGTCAAAACAACAGCAACTAATTTAGGTGAAGCGTTTGTGGTTTTCACAATCGTGTCAAAAAGTCTCTGTTTCCTTGATCTCTCTAATTGATCAATTAGTTTGTCACTTAATTTTAGAATTTCCTTCAGCTCGATTCTATATGCTTTAGGTAATTTCGGAAGATGAGAGAATAATCGAACTATGTAACTTTTGGCTATTTGGATGGGGGGTACATCGGTTTCTGGGTACATGCGAGCGGCGCCAGGCCTAGGTCGCATATAGCGAGTTGATCCATCTGGTTTTGCAGCACGGGTTTCCTGCGGTACTTCCTTCAAGGTTTCCTTTGCCCGCTCGTTTACTGCCCTCAAAGCATCAGACGCGTTTTCTAAAAAATCCGCAACAAAAACTACAGCATCGCCTGACTTTACATTCATGACGCGTTTTAACTTGTCAAGTTCTTCTGCCGTGATTCCATAAGCAGGCAACTCGTCTGTGTGGAAGATGCCGCCTACGCGCCCCCAAAAACGAGCCCTATATGCCATCTCTGTTCCTAACCTAACGC encodes:
- a CDS encoding formylmethanofuran dehydrogenase subunit E family protein, which produces MEFTSILERAAEFHGHLGPFLAIGVKMGLTGLNQLEIIKNKSLTIAASLPLRVPFSCIIDGLQITTSCTIGNRKLTLKDSEKIQAKFTRKDNGRKIVVALNQSTFEKLKSQLLQETLPDEKVRELAWKVATVPETELFVIT
- a CDS encoding DUF1893 domain-containing protein → MDDLEIAKQRLKDKNLNLVFVKNFRPIFETKTDGLHGFLEAIKELDGNLLGASVADKIIGKAAALLCAYSDVAAAFTVTLSKGGLEILKTYNIRHEFENLVPTILNVKKTDKCPLEKLVANITNSEEAYEKISRFCCL